From Phragmitibacter flavus, the proteins below share one genomic window:
- a CDS encoding D-glycero-alpha-D-manno-heptose-1,7-bisphosphate 7-phosphatase produces MKRAFFFDRDGVVNVSPGAGYVLRKEDFFFNDGVVELLAWLKEEGFILVVVTSQQGVGKGLMSMEDLNGIHAFMQEELAKKGAAFDAIYSCTCLGSDPGCTCRKPSAEMVLKAAEELDLDLSGSWLIGDHDRDIQMALNAGVPKTIRVLGDQHAPLVEATHVVNAVAEVLPWLQARGV; encoded by the coding sequence ATGAAAAGGGCATTTTTCTTTGATCGGGATGGAGTGGTGAATGTTTCGCCGGGGGCGGGGTATGTGCTGCGGAAGGAGGATTTCTTTTTTAATGATGGCGTGGTGGAATTGCTGGCCTGGTTGAAGGAAGAAGGGTTCATTTTGGTGGTGGTGACGAGTCAGCAGGGAGTGGGGAAAGGGTTGATGTCGATGGAGGATTTGAACGGGATTCATGCGTTCATGCAGGAGGAGTTGGCGAAAAAGGGGGCGGCGTTTGATGCGATTTATTCATGCACTTGTTTGGGGAGTGATCCGGGCTGCACTTGCAGGAAACCGAGTGCAGAGATGGTGTTGAAGGCGGCGGAGGAGCTTGATTTGGATTTGTCGGGATCGTGGTTGATCGGGGATCATGACCGGGACATTCAGATGGCGCTGAATGCGGGGGTGCCGAAGACGATTCGGGTGTTGGGGGATCAGCATGCGCCCTTGGTGGAGGCGACGCATGTGGTGAACGCGGTGGCGGAGGTGCTGCCGTGGTTGCAGGCGCGAGGGGTGTGA
- a CDS encoding FAD-dependent oxidoreductase: MKFAPPRPRRLIGSLLGLSLLTSSLQLNAAEDHNYDLVIYGGTCAGVIAAVQAKKMGKTAIIVGPDKHLGGLSSGGLGFTDTGNKAVIGGLSRDFYHRIYMHYQKPEAWKWQKREDYGNKGQGTPAMDGENRTMWIFEPHVAELVFEDYIKEFDIPVHRDEWLDREKGVKKEAGRITQITMLSGKTYTGKMFIDATYEGDLMAAAKVDYHVGREANSVYGEEHNGVQVGVLHHRHHFGVLKDKVDPYVVPGDPSSGVLPRINPNDPGKKGEGDKGVQAYCFRMCLTNHPENRVPFPKPDGYDPKQYELLIRIYNAGWTETFDKFDPIPNLKTDTNNHGPFSFDNIGYNHDYPDASYERRKEIIQEHITYQQGLLYFISTDPRIPADVQKEMKTWGLPKDEYADNGNWSPQLYIREARRLVGDFVMTENELRKLKPTPDSVGMGSYTIDSHNIQRYITPEGYVQNEGDIGVSTNGPYEIAYGSLVPKKGQADNLFVPVCVSSSHIAFGSIRMEPVFMILAQSAATAAVMAIDGNLPVQDVPYEQLREQLLKDGQILEAPHLLKTGKNTNLPGIVVDDTKAQLTGSWETSGAGKNYVGTGYRHDNNVRGTELSKARFDAALPKSGKYEVRLAIPHNPNRASNAKVVIRHQGGEETIRVNQRELPPIDDLFLSLGTYQFDKSIAGVVTISNEDADGYVIADAVQFLPK; the protein is encoded by the coding sequence ATGAAATTCGCGCCACCTCGACCTCGACGCCTCATCGGCTCGCTTCTCGGCCTCAGCCTGCTCACCAGCAGCCTTCAGTTAAATGCTGCCGAAGACCACAACTACGACCTCGTCATCTACGGTGGCACCTGCGCTGGCGTCATCGCCGCCGTCCAGGCCAAAAAGATGGGCAAAACCGCCATCATCGTCGGACCCGACAAACACCTTGGTGGACTGTCCTCCGGTGGCCTCGGCTTCACTGACACTGGCAACAAAGCCGTCATCGGCGGCCTTTCCCGCGACTTCTACCACCGCATCTACATGCACTACCAGAAGCCCGAAGCCTGGAAGTGGCAGAAGCGCGAGGACTACGGCAACAAAGGCCAGGGCACTCCCGCCATGGACGGCGAGAACCGCACCATGTGGATCTTTGAACCCCACGTCGCTGAACTGGTCTTCGAAGATTACATCAAGGAGTTCGACATCCCCGTGCATCGCGACGAGTGGCTCGACCGCGAAAAAGGCGTCAAAAAAGAAGCTGGCCGCATCACCCAGATCACCATGCTCAGCGGCAAAACCTACACCGGCAAGATGTTCATTGACGCCACCTATGAAGGCGACCTCATGGCCGCCGCCAAGGTCGACTACCACGTCGGACGCGAAGCCAACAGCGTCTACGGCGAAGAACACAACGGCGTCCAGGTCGGCGTGCTTCATCACCGTCACCACTTCGGTGTGCTCAAGGACAAGGTCGATCCCTACGTCGTCCCCGGCGATCCCTCCAGCGGCGTCCTTCCCCGCATCAATCCCAACGATCCCGGCAAAAAAGGTGAAGGCGACAAAGGCGTGCAGGCCTACTGCTTCCGCATGTGCCTCACCAACCATCCAGAAAACCGCGTCCCCTTCCCCAAGCCCGATGGCTACGATCCCAAACAATACGAATTGCTGATCCGTATCTACAATGCCGGCTGGACCGAGACCTTCGATAAATTCGATCCCATCCCCAACCTCAAGACCGACACCAACAACCACGGCCCCTTCAGCTTCGACAACATCGGTTACAACCATGACTACCCCGACGCCAGCTACGAGCGCCGCAAAGAGATCATCCAGGAACACATCACCTACCAGCAAGGCCTCCTCTACTTCATCTCCACCGACCCACGCATTCCTGCGGATGTCCAAAAAGAAATGAAAACCTGGGGCCTTCCCAAAGATGAATACGCCGACAACGGCAACTGGTCCCCGCAGCTCTACATCCGCGAAGCCCGCCGTTTGGTGGGAGATTTCGTCATGACCGAAAACGAACTGCGCAAACTCAAACCCACCCCCGACTCCGTTGGCATGGGTTCCTACACCATCGACTCCCACAACATCCAGCGTTACATCACGCCGGAAGGTTACGTGCAGAACGAAGGCGACATCGGCGTCTCCACCAACGGACCCTACGAAATTGCCTACGGTTCCCTCGTCCCCAAAAAGGGTCAGGCCGACAACCTGTTTGTCCCTGTCTGTGTCTCCAGCAGCCACATCGCCTTTGGCTCCATCCGCATGGAACCGGTGTTCATGATCCTTGCCCAATCGGCCGCCACCGCCGCCGTCATGGCCATCGATGGCAACCTTCCCGTGCAGGACGTGCCCTACGAACAACTCCGCGAACAATTGCTCAAAGACGGCCAGATCCTCGAAGCCCCCCACCTTCTCAAAACCGGCAAAAACACCAACCTGCCCGGCATCGTGGTCGATGACACCAAAGCCCAGCTCACCGGCAGTTGGGAAACCAGCGGCGCAGGCAAAAACTACGTTGGCACCGGCTATCGTCACGACAACAACGTTCGCGGCACCGAACTCAGCAAGGCCCGCTTCGACGCCGCCCTCCCCAAATCCGGCAAATACGAAGTGCGCCTCGCCATTCCTCACAACCCCAACCGCGCCAGCAACGCCAAGGTGGTCATCCGTCACCAAGGCGGCGAGGAAACCATTCGCGTGAATCAAAGGGAGTTGCCTCCCATCGACGACCTGTTCCTCAGCCTCGGCACCTACCAGTTCGACAAAAGCATCGCCGGCGTCGTCACCATCAGCAACGAAGACGCCGACGGCTACGTCATCGCCGACGCCGTCCAGTTCCTTCCCAAGTGA
- a CDS encoding type II toxin-antitoxin system RelE/ParE family toxin yields MNWRLDVRIEASLDFDRAIEWYADHGSSELAHRFIADVKLAFDEIQNSPERFHFSRWGTRRFKLKKFPYDIHYLVEKDRVVVMAVFHQRRDDRQLGERL; encoded by the coding sequence ATGAATTGGCGATTGGATGTCAGGATTGAAGCGTCGCTGGATTTTGACCGGGCGATTGAATGGTATGCGGACCATGGTTCTTCAGAATTGGCGCATCGGTTTATCGCCGACGTGAAGCTGGCATTTGATGAAATTCAAAACTCGCCGGAGCGGTTTCATTTTAGTCGATGGGGGACGCGAAGGTTCAAACTGAAGAAGTTTCCCTATGACATCCACTATCTTGTGGAGAAGGATCGAGTGGTGGTGATGGCGGTGTTTCATCAACGGCGTGATGATCGGCAACTTGGCGAGCGTTTGTAG
- a CDS encoding lipocalin family protein: MKKSAPPATVDHVDLPRYMGDWYVIAHVPYSLEKGKVGTLDRYAMRPDGKIDNIFLFRKETLDAPLEDWKGVAWVHNKKTNAEWRVQFLWPLRNAYLILDLDKDYQWSAVGLPNRKLVWILSRETTLPDDVYQGIVNRLAEKGYPTSKLAKVPQLP; the protein is encoded by the coding sequence ATGAAAAAATCAGCTCCGCCCGCCACCGTCGATCATGTCGACCTCCCACGCTACATGGGAGACTGGTATGTCATCGCCCACGTTCCTTATTCCCTCGAAAAAGGCAAAGTCGGCACCCTTGACCGTTACGCGATGCGACCTGACGGAAAAATCGACAACATCTTCCTCTTCCGCAAAGAGACTCTCGACGCTCCGTTAGAAGACTGGAAGGGCGTCGCTTGGGTTCACAATAAAAAGACCAACGCTGAGTGGCGTGTGCAATTCCTCTGGCCCCTGCGCAATGCCTATCTCATCCTCGATCTGGACAAAGACTATCAGTGGAGCGCCGTCGGACTCCCCAACCGCAAATTGGTCTGGATTCTCAGTCGTGAAACCACCCTGCCCGACGACGTTTATCAAGGCATCGTCAACCGACTCGCCGAAAAAGGCTACCCCACCAGCAAGCTTGCGAAAGTCCCGCAGCTGCCCTGA
- a CDS encoding PVC-type heme-binding CxxCH protein: protein MHRILFAALLSCVSTIQVAASDFPAPNDTQPLTIPFPTAKESLALMKLPPGFKATVFAAEPDVNNPIACAWDAKGRLWVAENFTYGDNNERYNLKLRDRILIFEDTDNDGVHDKRTVFTDQLQMLTSIERGLGGVWGMAPPHLLFIPDANGDDVPDGPPQVVLEGFSTEAASRHTFANGLKWGPDGWLYGRCGISSTSFIGVPGSKQEERLATAGGMWRYHPTRKVFDIVCAGTTNPWGHDWNEHGELFFINTVIGHLWHGIHGAHLKRMHGQDLNPRVYQQMEQIADHYHWDTGGSWTDSREGAKGSKGADALGGGHAHVGMMIYQGTNWPEYYRGKVFTLNMHGRRVNVEKLERNGSGYVGKHEPDILKSDDPWFRGVEITYGPDGGVYILDWSDIGECHENDGVHRNSGRIYKITYGDAVKPKEADLTKVSDEELVKLQLSDNEWLVRNARLELRERANRDKALTSLAPSLYTQFHAAPNIAKKLNNWWALRILADFTKSDHESPLIHDNLANIYRDSIRLNDPILKSWAIRSVSPAGPADKLNYSESGNLLVEIAKGEVTSTERLVLASSLKTLHPDQKVKLGAVLLARADDSNDPNLPLMYWYGIMDLPPGELVKLFADCQIPLVRKFIARRCAEDIESDPTALNGLLALGKHQADVLLGMGEALDGWAKAKKPEAWDAFAAKIEDDAAAKEALQGLSLLFGDGRAIDDIKKIALDDKADFAQRNNALQSLITAKAEGLRQICEKLLKTRGLNMTALRGLALFDDPAIGKQLALSYRNFYPNEQPVLIETLTSRKGFAKALLDQMAANKVPKTALTVIHARQIRSFKDEALDKQLAEVWGEIRESSADKQKLIADLKAKLTPEVLAKGDPHAGRVLFNMACAACHKLYGEGHLIGPDLTGSGRKDINYLIENIVDPSALLAADYRMTIVTMKDGRVLSGNVAAKSDRTLTLKMVGLEQVLELEQIANTQQLPVSLMPEGLMQAFNEEQVRDLMAYLMTDTQVELK, encoded by the coding sequence ATGCACCGAATCCTTTTTGCGGCCCTGCTTTCATGTGTGTCGACCATCCAGGTTGCTGCCAGTGATTTCCCCGCCCCAAATGACACGCAGCCGTTGACGATTCCGTTCCCAACGGCCAAGGAATCGCTGGCGCTGATGAAACTGCCGCCTGGATTCAAAGCAACGGTATTTGCAGCCGAGCCTGATGTGAACAATCCGATTGCCTGTGCATGGGACGCCAAAGGCCGGCTCTGGGTGGCGGAGAATTTTACTTATGGCGACAACAACGAGCGGTATAATTTGAAGTTGCGGGATCGCATTTTGATTTTTGAGGACACGGACAACGACGGGGTGCATGACAAACGCACGGTGTTCACTGATCAATTGCAGATGCTGACCAGTATTGAGCGCGGGTTGGGCGGCGTCTGGGGGATGGCACCGCCGCACTTGTTGTTCATTCCAGATGCCAATGGCGATGATGTGCCGGATGGTCCGCCACAGGTGGTGTTGGAAGGGTTCAGCACGGAGGCCGCGAGCCGACACACGTTTGCGAATGGGTTAAAGTGGGGTCCGGATGGCTGGTTGTATGGTCGATGCGGGATCAGCAGCACGAGCTTCATTGGCGTTCCCGGCAGCAAGCAGGAGGAGAGACTGGCCACGGCGGGCGGGATGTGGAGGTATCATCCAACGCGCAAGGTGTTTGATATTGTTTGTGCGGGGACGACCAATCCATGGGGGCATGACTGGAACGAGCATGGCGAGTTGTTTTTCATCAATACCGTGATCGGACATTTGTGGCATGGGATTCACGGAGCGCATTTGAAGCGCATGCATGGTCAGGATTTGAATCCGCGGGTGTATCAGCAGATGGAGCAAATCGCGGATCACTATCATTGGGATACGGGCGGCAGCTGGACGGATTCGCGTGAAGGAGCGAAGGGATCAAAGGGGGCGGATGCGTTGGGGGGTGGTCATGCCCATGTGGGCATGATGATTTACCAGGGGACCAACTGGCCGGAGTATTACCGGGGCAAGGTTTTCACATTAAACATGCATGGCCGTCGGGTGAATGTGGAGAAGCTCGAGAGAAATGGCAGTGGTTATGTGGGCAAGCATGAGCCCGATATCTTGAAGTCTGACGATCCGTGGTTCCGTGGCGTGGAGATTACTTACGGGCCGGATGGTGGCGTATATATTCTCGACTGGAGTGACATTGGAGAGTGTCATGAAAACGACGGGGTGCATCGTAACTCAGGGAGGATTTACAAGATCACTTATGGCGACGCGGTGAAACCGAAGGAGGCGGATTTGACGAAGGTAAGTGATGAAGAGTTGGTGAAGCTGCAGCTTAGTGACAATGAATGGTTGGTAAGGAATGCGAGGCTTGAATTGAGAGAACGGGCCAATCGAGACAAGGCCCTGACATCACTTGCTCCCTCCCTCTATACCCAATTCCATGCTGCTCCGAATATCGCGAAGAAGTTAAATAATTGGTGGGCCTTGCGGATTTTGGCTGACTTCACCAAATCAGATCATGAATCACCGCTGATTCATGACAATTTGGCAAACATTTATCGAGATTCTATCCGTCTAAATGATCCAATTTTGAAGTCGTGGGCGATTCGATCCGTGAGTCCTGCTGGCCCAGCTGATAAGCTGAATTATAGCGAATCGGGCAATTTGTTGGTCGAAATCGCCAAAGGCGAAGTTACTTCGACCGAGAGGCTGGTCCTCGCCTCAAGCCTCAAGACGCTGCATCCGGACCAAAAGGTTAAACTTGGTGCGGTCCTGCTAGCGCGTGCGGACGATTCCAATGATCCGAACCTTCCACTGATGTATTGGTATGGCATCATGGATCTGCCGCCCGGTGAGTTGGTAAAGCTGTTTGCGGATTGCCAGATTCCCTTGGTGCGGAAGTTCATCGCGCGGCGTTGTGCGGAAGACATTGAATCGGACCCAACGGCATTGAATGGATTGCTGGCATTGGGCAAACATCAGGCGGATGTTTTGCTGGGGATGGGGGAGGCGCTGGATGGCTGGGCGAAGGCGAAAAAGCCGGAGGCTTGGGATGCGTTTGCGGCGAAAATCGAAGATGATGCGGCCGCGAAGGAAGCGTTGCAGGGACTTAGCCTGTTGTTTGGTGATGGTCGGGCGATTGATGACATCAAAAAGATCGCGCTGGATGACAAGGCGGATTTTGCACAACGAAACAATGCGTTGCAATCGCTGATCACGGCGAAGGCGGAAGGATTGAGGCAGATTTGCGAGAAGTTGCTGAAAACGCGCGGATTGAACATGACGGCGTTGCGTGGGCTGGCTTTGTTTGATGATCCGGCGATTGGCAAACAACTGGCATTGAGTTATCGGAATTTTTATCCGAATGAACAACCGGTTTTGATTGAGACGCTGACATCTCGCAAAGGGTTTGCGAAGGCGTTGTTGGATCAGATGGCGGCGAATAAGGTGCCAAAGACGGCGCTTACGGTGATTCATGCGCGGCAGATTCGCTCGTTCAAGGACGAGGCTCTGGACAAGCAACTGGCCGAGGTGTGGGGGGAGATTCGGGAGTCGAGTGCGGACAAACAAAAATTGATCGCGGATCTGAAGGCCAAGCTGACGCCGGAGGTGTTGGCGAAGGGGGATCCGCATGCGGGTCGGGTGTTGTTCAACATGGCGTGTGCGGCCTGTCACAAGTTGTATGGCGAGGGCCATTTGATTGGTCCGGATTTGACGGGAAGTGGTCGCAAGGACATCAACTATCTCATCGAGAACATTGTGGATCCGAGTGCGTTGCTGGCGGCGGATTATCGGATGACGATTGTGACGATGAAGGATGGTCGCGTATTGAGCGGCAATGTGGCGGCGAAGTCGGATCGCACGTTGACCTTGAAGATGGTGGGCCTGGAGCAGGTGCTGGAGCTGGAGCAGATCGCCAACACCCAGCAGTTGCCGGTGTCGTTGATGCCGGAGGGGTTGATGCAGGCCTTCAATGAAGAGCAGGTGCGTGATTTGATGGCGTATTTGATGACGGATACGCAGGTGGAATTGAAGTGA
- a CDS encoding DUF4031 domain-containing protein — protein sequence MAVYVDRARHPFRGMMMCHMLADSLDELHAMALAIGMKREWFQPISTPHYDLDVELRAMAVERGAIEIDRKRTVQIIREWRKMKLRSADIPVRMI from the coding sequence ATGGCGGTTTACGTTGATCGTGCAAGGCATCCGTTTCGGGGCATGATGATGTGTCACATGCTGGCCGATTCACTGGATGAGTTGCATGCGATGGCGCTGGCGATTGGGATGAAACGCGAATGGTTTCAACCGATCAGCACGCCGCATTATGATCTGGATGTAGAGCTCCGCGCAATGGCGGTGGAGCGCGGGGCGATTGAGATCGACCGCAAACGCACGGTGCAGATCATCCGCGAGTGGCGGAAGATGAAATTGAGGAGTGCGGACATTCCTGTCCGAATGATCTAG
- a CDS encoding KamA family radical SAM protein encodes MQPASLLPEKAFRSHAPGYWEKKNVSPEDWNSHMWQMRNRVTTLAGLEEHLVLSDEERAGVLLSGNKLAMAITPHYFNLIHPTDPDCPIRRQVVPRIEETWDDPEEMSDPCGEDSHMPVPGLVHRYPDRVLFLVFDRCASYCRYCTRSRVVSGVGDQKLDTEFEAAFKYLEQHTEIRDVLLSGGDALLLSDRRLESILSRLRSIPHIEFVRIGSRVPIFLPQRITPALCEMLAKYHPLWMSVHVNHPRELTIEVKEALERLSNHGIPLGNQSVLLRGVNDDAQVMKSLVHKLLMSRVRPYYLYQCDLIEGSSHLRTSVAKGIEIIEALRGHTTGYAVPQYVIDAPGGGGKVPVNPDYLLMKDEQRTLIRNYEGKVYEYPEPESAKKRELPAMVNRFSMVWEPSAKW; translated from the coding sequence ATGCAGCCAGCATCCCTATTGCCAGAGAAGGCATTTCGCAGTCACGCCCCCGGTTATTGGGAGAAAAAGAACGTTTCGCCGGAGGACTGGAACAGCCACATGTGGCAGATGCGCAACCGGGTGACGACGCTGGCGGGATTGGAAGAGCATTTGGTGCTTTCGGATGAGGAGCGGGCCGGGGTTTTGCTTTCGGGCAACAAGCTGGCAATGGCGATCACGCCGCATTATTTCAATTTGATTCACCCGACGGATCCGGATTGTCCGATTCGTCGTCAGGTGGTGCCGCGCATTGAGGAGACGTGGGATGATCCGGAGGAAATGAGTGATCCGTGTGGCGAGGATTCGCACATGCCGGTGCCGGGTTTGGTGCATCGTTATCCGGACCGCGTGTTGTTTTTGGTGTTTGATCGCTGTGCGAGTTACTGCCGGTATTGCACGCGCAGTCGGGTGGTCAGCGGCGTGGGCGATCAGAAATTGGATACGGAGTTTGAGGCAGCGTTCAAGTATCTGGAGCAGCACACGGAGATTCGCGATGTGTTGTTGAGTGGGGGCGATGCGCTGTTGTTGTCGGATCGTCGACTGGAGAGCATTCTGAGCCGCTTGCGCAGCATTCCGCACATTGAGTTTGTGAGGATTGGTTCACGCGTGCCGATCTTTTTGCCGCAACGAATCACCCCGGCGCTTTGTGAGATGCTGGCGAAGTATCATCCGTTGTGGATGAGCGTGCATGTGAATCATCCACGTGAGTTGACGATTGAGGTGAAGGAGGCGCTGGAGCGTCTGTCGAATCACGGCATTCCCTTGGGCAACCAGAGTGTGTTGCTGCGCGGAGTGAATGATGATGCGCAGGTGATGAAGTCGCTGGTGCACAAGTTGTTGATGTCCCGTGTGCGGCCTTATTATCTGTATCAGTGTGACTTGATCGAGGGGAGTTCGCATTTGCGCACCAGTGTGGCGAAAGGCATTGAGATCATTGAGGCTTTGCGTGGTCACACGACGGGTTATGCGGTGCCCCAGTATGTGATTGATGCTCCGGGTGGTGGCGGCAAGGTGCCGGTGAATCCGGATTACCTGTTGATGAAGGATGAGCAACGCACCTTGATCCGCAATTACGAGGGCAAGGTGTATGAGTATCCTGAGCCGGAGAGTGCGAAGAAGCGTGAACTGCCGGCGATGGTGAACCGTTTCTCGATGGTTTGGGAACCTTCGGCGAAGTGGTGA
- a CDS encoding acyloxyacyl hydrolase, with translation MWRSLLAAVLLSSTSSLATAGETSAPPAPAYDPLDHWEFAYETGALWSFGSNATPLDYVLLPQLLTFKSPYVFKGEFLGGTLALRNRLTIAVEPIVEGPENYFIGFTGAGLLEWWNPARNFSMFFTAGGGLGLMDSKGYEVEGGQGQDLNYTWLVYSGVRVMPAERVSVSLGLYFQHISNMDQDDINPGIDALGPMFSVGWHF, from the coding sequence ATGTGGCGTTCCCTTCTAGCAGCAGTCCTTCTTTCATCCACCAGTTCACTCGCAACCGCCGGAGAAACCAGCGCCCCCCCTGCTCCCGCTTACGATCCCCTCGACCACTGGGAGTTTGCCTATGAAACCGGCGCATTGTGGAGCTTCGGCAGCAATGCCACCCCTCTCGACTACGTCCTCCTCCCTCAGTTGCTCACCTTCAAGAGCCCCTACGTTTTCAAAGGCGAGTTCCTCGGCGGCACCCTTGCCCTGCGAAACCGACTCACCATCGCCGTCGAACCCATCGTCGAAGGACCCGAAAACTACTTCATCGGCTTCACCGGAGCCGGCCTTTTGGAATGGTGGAACCCCGCCCGCAATTTCTCCATGTTCTTCACCGCCGGCGGCGGACTCGGACTCATGGACAGCAAAGGTTACGAAGTCGAAGGCGGCCAGGGCCAGGACCTCAACTACACCTGGCTCGTCTACTCCGGCGTCCGTGTCATGCCCGCCGAACGCGTCAGCGTTTCCCTTGGACTGTATTTCCAGCACATCTCCAACATGGACCAGGACGACATCAACCCCGGCATCGACGCCCTCGGCCCCATGTTCAGCGTCGGCTGGCATTTCTAG
- a CDS encoding DUF2752 domain-containing protein: MIRNLLRPWLAPLLAHVTLCRGLVITAAVLGLAHLCGLNLLPCPFSTVTGLPCAGCGITRATAALLRGDLPLAIHYHPFSPGFFILGLLLTLSAIAPAPWRSMLVQKIEIIERRTLLPTLFVIAFFVYGILRMTGTIPSPPITNPSPVIEWLKSRQQQPGLQGPNP; this comes from the coding sequence ATGATCAGGAACCTCCTTCGCCCCTGGCTTGCCCCGCTGTTGGCCCACGTCACCCTCTGCCGTGGACTCGTCATCACCGCTGCCGTCCTCGGCCTCGCCCATCTCTGCGGACTCAACCTTCTCCCCTGCCCCTTCTCCACCGTCACCGGCCTGCCCTGCGCCGGTTGTGGCATCACCCGCGCCACTGCCGCCCTCTTGCGCGGCGACCTCCCCCTGGCCATCCACTATCACCCCTTCTCACCCGGTTTCTTCATCCTCGGTCTGCTGCTCACCTTGAGCGCCATCGCCCCCGCCCCCTGGCGCTCCATGCTCGTTCAAAAAATCGAAATCATCGAGCGCCGCACCCTGCTGCCCACCCTTTTTGTCATCGCCTTTTTCGTCTACGGCATTCTGCGCATGACCGGCACCATTCCCAGTCCGCCCATCACCAATCCCTCCCCCGTCATCGAGTGGCTCAAATCAAGGCAGCAGCAACCGGGTCTACAGGGACCAAATCCGTAG
- a CDS encoding helix-turn-helix transcriptional regulator — MLQHGREIAPSVSWEILVHVKRTGGISVNELAALLKMSYMGVKQHCDALKRRGYLDTWRRPKATGRPEKIFRPTVKLDLVLPNWGNELCFNMLAFSAQVLGETAPDRLLHSFLQQKAEQWAAKIKGKTLAERAKQFVKIRNSEGWMSDIVQEGNQLRIVEHHSPLSEIARIYPAVWTIETRALEHCFEGEVIRQEVEGQTYLILPGEAPVGEFPASAPAAEPVKIKTTAGRKAEKPSPPVKTATHAPIVPVATKEQEPEPEPEPITEPLPPPAPVQTQEPVEPPIAVAPPVYVEPTPASPPPPAPAKSSSSKKRNEPQGLLFGFD, encoded by the coding sequence ATGTTGCAGCACGGTCGTGAAATAGCCCCATCCGTCTCCTGGGAAATCCTCGTGCACGTCAAGCGCACCGGGGGAATTTCCGTGAACGAGCTGGCCGCGCTTCTCAAAATGTCATACATGGGAGTCAAACAACACTGCGACGCCTTGAAGCGACGCGGTTACTTGGATACGTGGCGCAGACCCAAAGCGACCGGTCGACCTGAAAAAATTTTTCGTCCCACCGTCAAGCTCGACCTCGTTCTGCCCAACTGGGGCAACGAACTTTGCTTCAACATGCTCGCCTTCAGCGCCCAAGTGCTCGGCGAAACCGCCCCCGACCGTCTTCTGCACAGTTTTCTCCAGCAAAAAGCCGAACAATGGGCCGCCAAGATCAAAGGCAAAACCCTCGCTGAACGCGCCAAACAGTTCGTCAAAATCCGCAACAGCGAAGGCTGGATGAGCGACATCGTCCAGGAAGGCAACCAGCTTCGCATCGTCGAACACCACAGTCCTCTGAGCGAAATCGCGCGCATTTATCCCGCCGTCTGGACCATCGAAACCCGCGCCCTGGAGCATTGTTTTGAGGGTGAAGTCATCCGTCAGGAAGTTGAAGGCCAAACCTATCTCATCCTCCCCGGCGAAGCACCAGTCGGCGAATTTCCCGCCTCAGCGCCTGCAGCCGAGCCCGTTAAAATCAAAACCACCGCCGGCCGCAAAGCGGAGAAACCGTCCCCGCCCGTCAAAACCGCCACTCATGCCCCCATTGTTCCAGTGGCAACCAAGGAGCAAGAACCGGAGCCTGAGCCCGAGCCAATCACCGAGCCCTTGCCACCTCCAGCACCCGTTCAAACGCAAGAGCCGGTCGAGCCACCAATTGCTGTTGCTCCTCCCGTCTACGTTGAACCGACTCCGGCGTCGCCACCCCCACCAGCCCCGGCCAAATCGTCCTCATCCAAAAAGCGCAACGAGCCCCAAGGCCTCCTCTTCGGCTTCGATTGA